From one Candidatus Eremiobacteraceae bacterium genomic stretch:
- the hutI gene encoding imidazolonepropionase — protein sequence MVGKLLGATFAISDATIVTMRPLASASLKAGVTDDDLGIIEHATLVAGGGRIIHIGRDVAIPDGVDVIDAGGAVVMPGFIDAHTHALFAGDRVADFDSLAAGRAPTLGIRYTVEQTRRCSPSELVEIGARKLGLMLEHGTTTAEVKSGYALSAAGEVAMLEALAALDSFADMPHVVATFCGAHALPPEFSDYDSFVDELVARILPRVADAKIARYADAFCERGYFSNGQSARFLKASANAGLRLRMHADELSASGGARLAADLRCDSADHLNFVDRDGIRALAASGTIAVLCPATTEYLGLDRYAPARELIDAGVPVALATDFNPGTSPCPSLQVVAHLARRRLRMTVAETIAGITVQAARSLRSDSGVLDEGRAADLVVLKTCDVREFGYYYGADMVSAVAVGRWYGSAPFWASDQGVTNQRWQPKP from the coding sequence GTGGTAGGCAAGCTGCTCGGCGCCACGTTCGCGATCTCGGACGCGACGATCGTGACGATGCGGCCGCTGGCGTCTGCGTCGCTGAAGGCGGGCGTGACCGACGACGACCTCGGCATCATCGAGCACGCGACGCTCGTCGCGGGCGGCGGACGCATAATCCACATCGGTCGTGACGTCGCGATACCGGATGGGGTCGACGTCATCGACGCCGGCGGCGCCGTCGTCATGCCGGGCTTCATCGACGCGCACACGCACGCGCTCTTCGCGGGTGACCGCGTCGCCGACTTCGACTCGCTTGCCGCCGGCAGAGCGCCGACGCTCGGCATCCGCTATACCGTCGAGCAGACGCGTCGATGCTCGCCGTCGGAACTCGTCGAGATCGGCGCGCGCAAGCTCGGGCTCATGCTCGAGCATGGCACGACGACCGCAGAGGTGAAGAGCGGGTACGCGCTCAGCGCCGCGGGCGAGGTCGCTATGCTCGAAGCGCTTGCAGCGCTCGACTCGTTCGCCGACATGCCGCACGTCGTTGCGACGTTCTGCGGCGCGCACGCCCTGCCGCCCGAGTTCTCCGATTACGATTCGTTCGTCGACGAGCTCGTCGCGCGCATCTTGCCGCGCGTCGCCGACGCGAAGATCGCGCGCTACGCGGACGCGTTCTGCGAACGCGGCTACTTCTCGAACGGACAAAGCGCGCGCTTCCTGAAAGCGAGCGCGAACGCGGGGTTACGCCTACGGATGCACGCCGATGAGCTGTCGGCGAGCGGCGGCGCGCGCCTCGCGGCCGACTTGCGATGCGATTCGGCCGATCATCTCAATTTCGTCGATCGCGACGGTATCCGCGCGCTCGCCGCGTCGGGGACCATCGCGGTGCTCTGTCCGGCGACGACCGAGTATCTCGGGCTCGACCGCTATGCGCCTGCTCGCGAACTCATCGATGCCGGTGTGCCGGTCGCGCTCGCGACTGATTTCAATCCGGGAACGAGCCCTTGCCCGTCACTCCAGGTCGTCGCTCATCTAGCACGGCGACGGCTTCGTATGACAGTGGCGGAGACGATAGCGGGCATCACCGTCCAAGCAGCTCGCTCGCTTCGATCGGATTCGGGCGTGCTCGACGAAGGGCGTGCGGCTGATCTTGTCGTCCTGAAAACGTGCGACGTGCGCGAATTCGGCTATTATTATGGCGCGGATATGGTGAGCGCGGTCGCAGTCGGGCGTTGGTACGGGAGCGCACCGTTTTGGGCATCGGACCAA